One genomic region from Planctomycetia bacterium encodes:
- a CDS encoding DUF1080 domain-containing protein yields the protein MSLVRACPLFLSFGCLSFVFALAGCEAKKPEVKPGSAASATTAVPVAVPAATVAVPVDAPVAARPVNTAEVSLFNGKDLSGWVVTECETEVKDGVLLLKAGEGWIRTENKYVDFVLSWECKNLKPADYDSGVHFRADLPAGKAHWPKKFQVNLKTGGEGNLTSIKSAASTGLYKNGEWNAFRLTVVGNTAELEINGKPAWKTDGIDTAEGYIGLQSEVTLGGQFEFRNIKLKELAKP from the coding sequence ATGTCGCTCGTTCGCGCATGCCCTCTGTTCCTGTCGTTCGGATGCCTGAGTTTCGTCTTCGCGCTCGCGGGTTGCGAGGCAAAGAAGCCGGAGGTGAAGCCGGGCTCCGCTGCTTCGGCAACTACGGCTGTGCCCGTTGCAGTGCCCGCTGCGACCGTCGCTGTGCCGGTTGATGCACCCGTTGCTGCGAGGCCGGTGAATACCGCCGAGGTCTCGCTTTTCAACGGCAAGGATCTCAGCGGCTGGGTCGTTACCGAGTGCGAGACGGAAGTGAAAGACGGCGTGCTCCTCTTGAAGGCCGGCGAAGGGTGGATCCGAACCGAGAACAAATATGTCGATTTCGTGTTGAGCTGGGAGTGCAAGAACTTGAAGCCGGCGGATTACGACTCGGGCGTTCACTTCCGCGCGGACCTTCCGGCCGGCAAAGCGCATTGGCCGAAGAAGTTTCAAGTGAACCTGAAAACCGGCGGCGAGGGGAACCTTACCTCGATCAAGAGCGCCGCTAGCACGGGCCTGTATAAGAACGGCGAGTGGAACGCGTTCCGGCTTACGGTCGTCGGCAACACGGCCGAGCTCGAGATCAACGGCAAGCCGGCGTGGAAGACCGACGGCATCGATACGGCCGAGGGCTACATCGGGCTGCAATCGGAAGT